The Microplitis mediator isolate UGA2020A chromosome 4, iyMicMedi2.1, whole genome shotgun sequence nucleotide sequence AACgaaccaccctaatatatatatatatatatatatatatatatatatatatattagggtgtgccaTTTTGaggtgactttttttttcaacaaaaaaacagGCTGAAAACCTGAGGGCAGGTGAGAAAAGAAGCCTGTTAAAAgcggagctcttaatattaacatttagAGGTGCCTATTTCTAATTttcatttcccatttaaataacgtaggaaaaaaaaattttatttttttatttttctagctcggcattcgcacCTTATATCAATAAGTCCATAGCATATTCTTGTAGAGATATATTCATAacttgaatcaccctggaataGTCTGGAGGCACCCTgggagtggaaacacggtggatccagggtggttacacggtgggtttgtgccattttatcaccgtgtatacaccgtggaatcagggtgggtacaccgtgctaccaccgtggaatcagggtggttacacggtgtacccaccctgattccacggtgataaaatgaaaaaaagcccaccgtgtaaccaccgtggatccaccgtgtttccagggtgattcaaaaccgccagggactagaaaacaatgcggaattcgaatgAACTTTGttgcaaataatttgtagggaataaaattgtctgtAAAAAAGATcccatgacattttttgattagtctgatagttttgctggaaaagtaaaaagatctggaaatttattataggtttgacttccagctccaatagctttcgaatggatggatttatcaaaaaatgataagataacttttttgtagagcgttaaattctctgcAAGAATATCTTATGGACTTATTTATGTGAGGTGCGAATGCTgagctagaaaaatacaaaaataaaacattttttttcccatgttatttaaatgggaaatggaAAATTAGAAGTAGgcacctttaaatattaatattaagagctccgcTTTTAACAGGCTTCTTTTCTTACCTTCCCTCAAGTTTTCAGCctgtttttttgttgaaaaaaaagtcgccTCAAAATGGCACAccctgatatatatatatatatatatatatatatatatatatatatatatatatacacagaaaaaaaagttatcttgagtcaagaaaatatttttgaagacaaacgttttcgagaaccaagtcaagattttcttgagccaagagaatttgtgttggttaaaaaaaattcgtcttggtcggagaagatttctactttatctgagaaaatttaggtctccaaaaaaatttccttgaatcaagaatatttaccttcagtcgagaatttctttttttctgtgtatatattataacgggtttttcaccactGAGGATCTACCGGAatgaagtccgaatacacgTACAatttggcaaccttgttcaaaatttttaaagttgagCGCcatgtgattttataatcaccaataaacaattatcaaaaataaatcggCTCAGGGTAGCGGATCGGGAAAGGGCAGGCACTTAAGATaacgattaaataatttatcagaattacaaaaaaattaaattgtcgtATATTGaatacagaaaataaattgatcggtatcacaaaaattatcggttacaaacaaaatataaattgccggtctcggcttgactcgatatgAATGGAATTTCTCACAAAAGTCGTAGTTGATCGAAAAACAAAGTCAGTTCGTACTCAAAAAGAAAACAGTcggttgaataaataaaaaaaaatcagttattTTATTGTCCGGAGACACACATACAGCCTAAATATTAGCGAAATATTTGACaagtgacgtcagagtattcttaCACGGTGAGGTGACAAGACTGCTGTTGCGAATTAGACACAgataatccgtaattctcagaattgctcgaatgaaagaaaatagaaataatattttatttctgtatTGCGTTAAATTGCACTATCATACAGTTATtacgcgtaattaattaattaatttttaattattacacgaACGCGGTTCACTCGTTCATCAGAAATTCGATCGTACACTTTGTTCAGTTTCGCGCCGATGTTTGTTCACTTAGTCACAAAAAGGCGGTTACGGTCGGTCGAAAATATTTCTATGTCGATTGCGTTAATTACTCGATAATCACAACTCGGATCGTTCTCGAAAGTCGCAAATCACTGTTCAAAAGTCGGaatcaaaattattctttttggTCGaagtcgaattgttcaaaataCCGGAACGCGGCTGTTCAGTTCGACGTCTCAGCCGGATCTCTCGCAATCCATGCGTTGGATCGATTGCTCGGTCGAAGTCGAAATTTTTGATTCGAGATGTCACTAGAATTTGCTCATcggataactatttattaaccggtttttttttggttttgaaaaagatttttatttataaactatttctttatacatatataagtaacaaaaattctttaaaaacaacttaatcattaatatcacttattattttgatttggCATCAGGTGATGCTCTTATCTAAAACTCttgcattataattttttaattattcgatGCCATTATGCGATctgttattttttagtttcagCTTTCTGCTTAGAaccaaaatcaaaatttaattcaatggtagaaaaaagaaatttcaaaaaatttaaataaaaaccattGTCACTGTCACAAGCCTTTGAAGGTAATGGGGTGGGGGAAGAGGAGGTAGTGGAGGAGAAGGAAGAGGTTGGGGATAAGGGAGGGGGATGGGGTATGGGTGacattatatacatatatacaaaaaatttctgctTAAGGCATTATCTATCATTTacgaatataattttttaaatataaattatttaataattaattatgtgaaTATCAGTCATTTCGGATCGTACTACGATTGTTTGCTGCTCTTGCTCGTTGTTCTTGTCGTTGCTGAGCTTTTTTCAGTCTGGCTCTCTTTTTCAATTCGTCCATATGCTTGGCCTCTTTTTGAAGCCACCAGTATTTCTCTGCCAATCTGTCTAGTGACTCCTGATCTCTGTCTGGCAGTGCTGTAGAATACACCCATTTTTCGGCAGGGATGTTTTCTATGTCAATGTAGATTGCTTTTCTAGCTCGGTGCCTTTGAAGATGGTATATCATCGGTACATTATGTTCGTCCTGGATACATCCTAATTTATCCAGATTCGTAAACATCTCGAGGGGCGAGTAGTTACTTTTTGCCATCCTTATCACTTGTGAGTTATCGTTAATTTTCAGATTCTTGATGATGTCGTTATCTATCTGATAGATGGCGCTAAAATAATTCCTTGTCAGTGTTAGACAGAAGGTATCAAATCTTGGTATGTTGGCAAgatcatgaattattttattgcttaAGCACCTGGTATAGTCGGATTCGGCTGAGCGGTATTTACCCAAGCATGTTCTTATATACGATCTTTCGAATTTTCGGAAGAGTTCCATCACTGACGGCCCTACATTCCACCATATTAAAGCCGCATACGCCATGATCGGTCTGACAAGTAGTTGATAGTAGATTAGTTTAGCTTTTGATTCAATGTTTCTGTTGTAGAATATTTTGTGGTTAGCTCTGAAAGCTTTCCTTGCTTTATCCAACTGTGTTGTGTGATGTTTGTTCattctaaataaatagtcaAAATGAACTCCGAGGTATTTGACTACTTCTTTATTAGGGATTTCGTATTCTTCTCCAGTGTCTCTGTCAGTAATTGTGATTTTGAAAGTTTTGATGAGTGGGACCGTCAGTGGGGAGATTTCGTTCACTGTTTTTCTGAAAAGAATGGTCTCGCATTTCTGTGGATTAATTTTGAGATTCCATTCTTTATAGTAGTGATATGTCTGATTTACTATCTTGGTGAGTTTTGTTTGTATTGCCGGTATTTTATTGTCTGCCACGTATACTGTTTCGTCGTCAGCATAAGCCCCAGAGTGTGTATTATTATTCGAATTTAGTTCAAATAAGTTTAGAATTTAGCTGCTATAGATAATGAATAACGTTGGTGACGTAACTGTGCCTTGTTGAAGCCCTTccagaatataaaaaattgaagataatATGTTAATACCATCCCAGGTGATAGAGGACTTACCATGTATCATGTCGCAGATTAATAAAACTAGTGTATCGGGGAATTTGAGTAGGATTAGTATGTATATTAGACCGTTTAACCACACCGAGTCAAACGCTTTTTCCAGATCCAGTAATACCGTGCCGACCAGTCTGCCTAAAAGGAGATGTTTCTTGATGTCGGATGCAACGTTATTAATTGCATGCACAGTGGAATGTTTCGCTCGGAATCCAAACTGATTATCTGGTATAATTTTCTCTACGTCAGCGTGTTCCATGAGTTGGATTTTAATGAGCTTTTCAAAAAACTTACTGATATTGATGGTGAGACTTATTGGTCTGTAACTTGCCGGGTCTGAtgaatctttattttttttaacttcccgctgagaaaatcgacgattttcaaaaaattcgggaagttattggtttcaccccgattttcaaaaaccgggtttttatcatatgtcgacatttaaaggtgctaggatgctcttctgacattttcagagcgatgtgtgtgtgtgtgtgtgtgtgtgtgtgtgtgtgtgtgtgtgtatatatatgtgtgtattagggtgattcaaaaaacaaacaaatttttttttttcttccaaacaagttcaaaagtttcgtttagataaaaaagacgtctgtgaaaattagagatcttaatattaattttaacattgtccgcattgcacttttctatttcccataagaataacatggaaaaaattttttttacgtcttctgatttttatatgtagctaacgatgcgtcataggaataattggcaggcatatttttatagggaattgaatgctctacaaaaaaagattcttatcattttttgaggaatctatttgtttaaAGGTTATTTGaagttgaagtcgaattcacattaaattttgagattttcttacttttccggcgaaactatcagacctattacaaaatatcattgaacttttttttgtagacaattttattccctagaagttttttttataaaattttttcgaattccgcattgttttctagttattttcattttaatgtcaagctcttaaaatcgatcagaagactatttttttgatgagcatgacattaaaatgaaaataacttgaaaacaatgcggaattcgaaaaaattttataaaaaaaacttctcgggaataaatttcttctattttgAGGATACTTGAGTTGATTTCATCTATTGTTAAGTTTCTATCATGTGGTAATTTTTCTGTATAATTATCGTTGAGATGATGTGTCAGTTAACGCCAATTTGTCTTTTTGAAGTTTAAGGCCCTGGGACGATAAGAATACCGAATCGGCCCCAGAAAGGAATCGGGCTCATAACTTCAGGAAATATTCGTACCTATAAAATACTTCGATGCAGCGAGTTTCAGATTTTTATCTACTACCACGTCtgaataaatcgaaaaatactgaaaataattaaaaattgttattctcTGCGTCTTGTTAATCGAATGATCTAGTAACCGGATATGTTTTGGGGCATGATGGTAGcgttttgggaaaaaaataagagcCATATTTGTCTGTAAGAACCTAAATATAAAGTTGGTGGAAATGATTTAAGATGAGTGGATCGTGATTTTTTGATTTGGTGATAGTAGAGCACTACCTCTCcgaggtgtgcaaaaaaaaatgagattttattctcaattttgatttttaagcgTGTTAcgataatcataaaaatatgagactatttttttttaatttcccattCGATTTCTGACGAAATTATGAgcttaggaaattttttttaggggtaccacatttcgaaaaaaaataaaaatcgattttttttcatgattaacttctaaaatgataaaatacaaaGCTTTTGTGAATATTGTACTGGTAAAAACAACGAAATAAATTCAGAACGCtcatataaaagtaattatttacatataatgaactatatttattattgcaatCTTTATTTCtaactataataattaaatctgtATCAAATACTATTGTTTACATAATTCAACGAGTTTTCAGATAATTTATACTTTCCCGCTCAACTTTCAGTTCATTCAAAAACCATGAGATGGCACTGTAATTCGAAACTGATAACActgttttttgttttcatgaAAATCCACTATTTCTGCCGATAACCTCAAAATTACGTACTGTTGACATTCTAATCAAGAACTGGTCGTGCCTTTATTTGCATTCAATAGTTCATTTTATctggttatatttttatttaagtgaaaatatGTTGACACCTAGAGCAAATAATTCTAAGTGTTGCATTTgttcaaaattcataaaaaaaacgagAGGAACTCCGAAACATCTACAATCTGATTAAGATGTTGAAGATTTTTCAACGATTTTTGATCATCCAATTGTAGATGGTGATGTTTTGTGTTTTAATTgtcgttcaaaaaaatataagaaaacgTAACTTGATGACGAGGATCAGGATACATCATTGGAAGATGAATTACTTTCAGATGCAAGTGAATTGTTAGAAAGAACTAAATCGAACTTATCATCGCTGACTTTGTCTCAGTCAAGTACTGATGATCCATCATTTAATCTAGAGGTTGTATGTGTTGATGATACAGAAGAATGTATTGAAGttcaaataaaaagaaaagttgCAACTCATAGATATTGTTGTGTATGTTCTGTTTAAACCGGAATATGGTAGTTGTTCCTCAAGTTGCCCGTATGCAATGCTTTatcaaaaaaagaatttctatTCCGGATGGAAATCGATGTTGCAGCGATCATCTCATACAAAAGCGCTTCTATGCTgaagatttgaatttattaagagtttattctaattggagtttttcaaaattatgtcAGAATTAACTATTATTTCATAGTTTATAATTAGATATTAATATAGTCGTTATTGAATAAAgaacaattacttttatatGAGCGTTCTGAATTTATTTCGTTGTTTTTACCAGTACAATATTCACAAAAGCtttgtattttatcattttagaagttaatcatgaaaaaaaatcgatttttattttttttcgaaatgtggtacccctaaaaaaaatttcctaagcTCATCATTTCGTCGGAAATCGaatgggaaattaaaaaaaaatagtctcaTATTTTTACGATTATCGTAACAcgcttaaaaatcaaaattaagaataaaatctCGTGTTTTTTTTAGGTTCTTACAGACAAATATGGCTCTTACTTTTTTCCCAATACGCTACCATCATGCCCTAAATCATATCCGGTTACTAGATCATTCGATTAACAAGACGCAaagaataacaatttttaattattttcagtatttttcgaTTCATTCAGACGTGGTAGTAGATAAAAATCTGAAACTTGCTGTATCGAAATATTTCATAGGTACGAATATATCCTGAAGTTATGAGCCCGATTTTTTTCTGGGGCCGATTCTGTATTCTTATCGTCCCAGGGCCTTTGATAGATGGTTGTGTGGGCTCTGCATATCCCCTGAATATTTCTGCGCAATCAAGGTTGAAAGTAATAGCAGAATGGTCGCTGTCGTATGATAAAGTAGTAAGCTTGTTGTTATTTAATCCAGTCAATTCGATACGGGTGTCTGCTAAACAGTGATCCAGGAAGGATCCTGCACTAGGAAAAGTTGGTTTATCTGGGGTATATAATGTTGTTTTGTTTCAGATACCGTGCTCTTCAACCCAATTACTTAGTGGCATTCCTCTTTTATTTGTGTAGTGACCACCCCCGCTTCTGTTTCTGGCGTTAAGGTCTCCTGCCATTATGAAATAAACGTTGGAGGTTCGCAATTCGTGttctgtatatattttattaagttcatTAATAAATGTTCTATTATTGTTACAAGCTGCATAAATACTAAATATGATGAGTGTGTTATTAGaattgacatttatttcaattgttgtatactaaattattttattaattttgtaagtTTGGGTATAGTATGGTTGtgaaacttattttattgtttatgagTATTGGTGCCCCCGCCGTTTTTGGAATTTGGTCGATCTGTTCGTATGAATGCGTAGTTTAGAAATCCTAGTTTGTGTTTGCTATCAAGTTTTGTTTCTGAGATCAGTGCTATGTTGATCTGGTTGATATTGATGAATTCCTCGAAgtcaaatctttttttgtttttgttttgttcTCCAGCTGTTAAGTTGGGACTGCTCGTTGTCCTCCATTTTTAATCTTCGTAAGTTGATAATAGAAATTCAATATTTCTTGAATTTCCcgtgatttttttgttcatttcaGTGAATTGAATTTCTAATATGTTCATTAcgctattttttaattcgtttaGAGTGTCCTCTATTGACGTAAAATTGTAGTTATTCCCTGGACTGCCGGTAAATGCTTGCTTATCGTGCTCTTCAACTGCTGGCTTTTGTTTTGACTGGCTGAGGATAGTCGGGAAGTGTTGGTTCCTATGGGAGGCCATTTCAGCGAATGATAAGCCTGGGCTGACTAacttacttattttattaattttatttattcttagaGTTTTTCTCATTTCGAGTGACTGCTGTGACGCTGTGTATCCGTTATTTCCacagttgataaattttagcatttctttattactatttttctccaCTTCACATTTGTTGCCTGCTTTTATGGACCCGGGGTCTTTGCCACATTTTACGCACCTGAAGCTTAGGTGATAGTTATCGCTTGAATGTCCTACTCTCTGGCATCTTCTGCACTGGAAAACGGtctttttcttcaatttttcccATCTAACCGGTTGATGGAGGATGAATTTCAGCCTGGTGAGCTCCACAAATTTACTTCCAGGGGCGAGTTGCACAATAAGATGGAATTTACTACTGTCTGTCTTATCAAATGAGAGGttagctttttttttccaatacaaCGGGGAGAGGTCCTTCGTAGATTTACTCTCTAATCTTCTTTTATtgttcatgttttttttaattatttaagcttATTTTGTAGGTTAGTCACAGGCTGGAGTGGTGTGCCCCTGCCCACGCcgtgatcttttaatttaacacactcaatttactataaataaattaatttaatatactaaatttaatttcaacaaTGAACTTTAATATATTATCACTTTTCCGCATACGAGAagcacttttattttaatcacctttatttaatcactttatttaaaaatttcacatgAGAGAGAATTGAACGATGTGTACACGTTCAAGTCACGTATGGAACTGGGGATTTATGAACCGGTGATCATGGCCGAGCGGTCTAAGGCGTAAGACCTAGGCCTCTCGAACTTGATCACTGGCCAGGCGTGGGTTCGTATCCCAGtggttgtcgaaagaatttttcACATAAAGAGTGTGAGGTCTTTTGGCCCTGAGGTTCGTCCCGTCGCCGATCCATGAATTGGATctggtttcaaaaattgaatttgattTGGATGAGGCGTGAATTTGATTCGTACATGAATTTGACTCGATTGGCTAGATCGGGAATACCCAAGGTCttctaatatacatatatataccgaaaaaaaaaactatttattatatttcaaataatattgaaccacgggtcgatgtcgaatttcctcatgttacaatatatataaatttatttgcttgaatatattctttgattggtgtattatttttttttttattaataattgatggCAATCCAATCCactttcataaatattttattggtgATATTTCATTGGCCGCTCCATGCCAACATCGTCAGACCAGCTgttaaattacattattttacaatttacattttcaattaagcactatttaatattttataagttagTTACAATATTTTGTGATTatggaaaactttttttatctggaatcaatatttgaatttaaattaaaaaaaaaaaacacatgtGTATCATAGGTTACTTTTAATAGTTTATATATACCTTAATTATTGTGATTATTATATATTGCATccttttttcctttttttttttataaatttaattaattaattcaatttaaattaagaaaacaaTATATAACTTCAGTTCACATCGAATATCCAATTAATTgccaataattaaatgtaattcaaaaaagataataataatgaaaattattattgagaaaaacaaaaaaaggaaaaaaggATGCAATATATCATCATCACAATAATTAAGGtataaactattaaaattaaccTATGATgaacatgtattttttttttttcaatttaaatttaaatattgattccagataaaatattctttataatattgtttaaataaaatttacactaaaataatagaaaaaggCACCAACATCAAATTAGCTAGTTATAATATCAAGAAAATACAATCGTTATACTCAAGTCTTAAAGATAAGATTGAAACTCTGGACCAATGTAATATAGTGTATAAAATTCCATGTGAATGTAACTTATGTTACGTGAGTCAAACAAAACAGAAGTTAAAGAAAAGAGTAGCACAACATAAAAATGATTGTaggaatattaatattatcaagGATAATAAAACAGCTTTCAGTTCTCACCATTTTGACACtggacataattttaaattcggaGATATTACAATTGTTGACAAAGAACCAAATtggataaaaagaaatattagtgaaatgtattttataaaaattaatgacacgGTAAATTTCAGATCAGATGTAAATAACCTCAGTATGATTTATAATCAGTtactaacaattaattaatttagttaataataataataataataataataataataataataataataataataataataataataataataataataataataataataataataataataataataataataataataataataacaataataataatatgaaattatatttgaaaCCGTTGTGACATAGAGACAACCataatagttaaaaatttgagtttaattaacaataattaatttaaaatcaaagttttacaataataatgagtCTGATTATGGCAATAATTTTACGATATAAGGTCTTTCTCCATAGTTTCTATACAATAGacaattgaattacaataataaggTAAATAATCTAACCTAATGGCTGTTATTGTAACAATTTTTATGTGCTGAAAAATAGTTTGTGTTTTTATGTTGTTTTTAGTTGCTGAggaagtcataaataaatgacgtaatgttcaatttatttcaagtaacttatttattttctggTCCTATTTCCTCCGAATTCAATAGTTATaatagaaaaagtttttgcATAATCACAAAACATTGAAcggctgaggcagccgttcggCACGCGTGTAGCTCGGGCTActacttggctgggtgaccgcttGACCATGCGTCGGGTTCGAACGGAAGTCTCTGAccgttaggcgcgggatgaagatccagtgatcggtaaaatgggaattttatcgatcactggaACTTCACTCAAACCGAAAATTGTTCTGgctaggttttctctgtggttttccTACGCCACTGCACCTCCATTGCACAAGGGAGGTAGTAGGGCATCACTGTAATGATGCAATACAGTAcaagcacaagtcgggccacagccgcacaaAAACATACCAGGTATAGGAAAAATGAGCTGAGTTAATATTGTATACCATGTGACAGGCGACGCTGGCCTACATACATggtgaattaaataaaaaaaaaaaaaaaaaaaaaaaataatcacaaaatattataacttgtaaaatattaaatattgctTAATTGAAAATGTAAATTGCAAATAAATGTTGAATAATGTAATTCAACAGTTGGTCTGAGGATTTTGGCACGGAGAGGCCAATGAAATATCACCAATAAAGAATTTACGAAAATGGATTGGATTGccatcaattattaataaaaaaaaaaaggtattaactttattttttaccattgaaattttactactatttatttacttataaaacTTTAGCTGAAACAGAACCTCATGAaggaaaaagaaaacaagagTCTTTGTGgcctattttcaaaattcatcaTCAAAAATCTAGGTACATCTATGACCTATTTTATCGGAGAAAAGCAATCAGTAGAGGTAAGCATGGTCTAATAGAATTTCTGTGATATGTTTTTAATAagatattgattttaatagttattactttttaatttttcagaattataTGACTAttgtttaaatgaaaatattgctGATAAAAACCTTATAGCGAAATGGAAAAAAGTGGGCTATGAAAATCTATGCTGTTTAAGATGTATCCAAACAAGAGATACAAATTTCGGTACGAATTGTATTTGCCGAGTACCTAAAGGAAAATTAGAAGAAGGTAGGATAGTTGAATGCATACACTGTGGATGTCGAGGTTGCTCAGGATAAATTaggcaaaatatatatttattttattattaaaacttaattatgtataacaaTGAAAAACcttctataaatatttgtaaattaaattcatccgattaaaaaataacattatatttattatattcgat carries:
- the LOC130666511 gene encoding protein BUD31 homolog produces the protein MPKVRRSKKPPPEGWELIEPTLEELESKMREAETEPHEGKRKQESLWPIFKIHHQKSRYIYDLFYRRKAISRELYDYCLNENIADKNLIAKWKKVGYENLCCLRCIQTRDTNFGTNCICRVPKGKLEEGRIVECIHCGCRGCSG